One part of the Anaerolineales bacterium genome encodes these proteins:
- the topA gene encoding type I DNA topoisomerase translates to MVNPQPEYTASGAPGTRGTCGVCGTTLFRMGRTPAHEGIAAPVKPTKQERQDAKRKGRLVIVESPAKARTVGRYLGNGYRVEASVGHVRDLLRSQLSVDVENSFAPKYRIPNEKRKVVKGLKAEAAKAEEIFLATDPDREGEAIAWHLIEAAEIDPARAKRVVFHEITKPAIEEAFGQPRDINMNLVDAQQTRRVLDRLVGYNLSPILWTKVRNRLSAGRVQSVALRLIVEREREIDAFVPVEYWSIEAKLQPEGSQNTFVAKLADVNGEEPDLGAKEKVDPLLADMQTASYAIREIKRGQRRRKPPAPFTTSTLQQEASRKLGYTAKRTMAIAQQLYEGIDLGQGETTGLITYMRTDSTYISPLAQQEAREYVTSVHGASYLPEQAPEYKTRAKGAQEAHEAVRPTSAMRTPAQVKDFLSRDQFRLYQLVWQRFLASQMVPAVYDTISVRVVGQGTNEYLLRASGSILQFPGYLAVYEEAKDETVKAEGEDDSPIPPDLAEGQAQKLLELLPLQHFTQPPPRFSDASLVKALEEYGIGRPSTYAPTLNTLQQRGYVVREDKRFIPTETGLLVNDLITEHFPDIVDFNFTAEMEANLDKIAAGDANWVRVLSDFYEPFSETVEKAKLEMPESKAGPEYIGRECPTCNQGQLIIRWGRYGKFIGCERFPDCRHTEPWLEKIGVTCPLDGGDVVERRTRKGRIFYGCANYPACEFTSWKRPLPTPCPSCGGTLVIANKNFAQCMTCETQFPLDDVQKEEAEGQAA, encoded by the coding sequence ACGCCAAGCGCAAGGGCCGCCTGGTCATCGTCGAGTCGCCCGCCAAGGCCCGCACCGTAGGTCGCTACCTCGGCAACGGCTACCGCGTCGAAGCCTCGGTTGGCCATGTGCGTGACCTGCTGCGTTCGCAGCTCTCGGTGGATGTGGAGAACAGCTTCGCGCCCAAGTACCGCATCCCCAACGAGAAGCGCAAGGTGGTCAAGGGCCTCAAGGCCGAGGCTGCCAAGGCCGAGGAGATCTTCCTCGCCACCGATCCTGATCGCGAAGGCGAAGCCATCGCCTGGCACCTCATCGAAGCGGCCGAGATCGACCCGGCGCGTGCCAAGCGCGTCGTCTTCCATGAGATCACCAAGCCCGCCATCGAGGAGGCCTTCGGTCAGCCGCGCGATATCAACATGAACCTGGTCGACGCCCAGCAAACCCGCCGCGTGCTCGACCGCCTGGTGGGCTACAACCTCAGCCCCATCCTGTGGACCAAGGTGCGCAACCGCCTCTCGGCCGGGCGCGTGCAGTCTGTCGCCCTGCGTCTCATCGTCGAGCGCGAGCGCGAGATCGACGCCTTTGTTCCAGTGGAATATTGGTCCATCGAAGCCAAGCTACAGCCCGAAGGCAGCCAGAACACCTTCGTCGCCAAACTGGCCGATGTCAACGGCGAGGAGCCCGACCTGGGCGCCAAGGAAAAGGTCGACCCGCTGCTGGCCGATATGCAGACCGCCAGCTACGCCATCCGTGAGATCAAGCGCGGCCAGCGCCGCCGCAAGCCGCCCGCGCCTTTCACCACCAGCACCCTGCAGCAAGAGGCTTCGCGCAAGCTAGGCTACACCGCCAAGCGCACCATGGCCATCGCCCAGCAACTGTACGAAGGCATTGACCTGGGGCAGGGCGAGACCACCGGCCTCATCACCTATATGCGTACCGACTCGACCTATATCTCGCCGCTGGCCCAGCAAGAGGCACGCGAGTACGTCACCAGCGTGCACGGCGCCAGCTACCTGCCGGAGCAGGCGCCCGAGTACAAGACCCGCGCCAAGGGCGCCCAGGAAGCGCATGAAGCTGTGCGTCCCACATCGGCCATGCGCACCCCAGCCCAGGTCAAAGACTTCCTCAGCCGTGACCAGTTCCGCCTGTACCAGCTGGTCTGGCAGCGCTTCCTCGCCTCGCAGATGGTGCCGGCTGTCTACGACACCATCTCGGTGCGCGTTGTGGGCCAGGGCACCAACGAGTACCTGCTACGCGCCTCAGGCTCCATCCTGCAATTCCCCGGCTATCTGGCCGTCTACGAAGAGGCCAAGGACGAGACCGTCAAGGCCGAAGGCGAGGACGACTCGCCTATCCCGCCGGACCTGGCTGAGGGTCAAGCGCAAAAGCTCCTTGAGCTGTTGCCGTTACAGCATTTCACCCAGCCGCCGCCGCGCTTCAGCGATGCCTCGCTGGTCAAAGCGCTGGAAGAGTACGGCATCGGCCGCCCGTCCACCTATGCGCCCACGCTCAACACGCTGCAGCAGCGCGGCTATGTGGTGCGTGAGGACAAGCGCTTCATCCCCACCGAGACGGGACTGCTGGTCAATGACCTCATCACCGAGCACTTCCCCGACATTGTGGATTTCAACTTCACCGCCGAGATGGAAGCCAACCTGGACAAGATCGCCGCCGGCGATGCCAACTGGGTGCGCGTCCTTAGCGACTTTTACGAGCCCTTCTCTGAGACGGTGGAGAAGGCCAAGCTGGAAATGCCCGAATCCAAAGCCGGGCCGGAATACATCGGCCGCGAGTGTCCCACCTGCAACCAGGGCCAGCTCATCATCCGCTGGGGGCGCTACGGCAAGTTCATCGGCTGCGAACGCTTCCCGGATTGCCGCCACACCGAGCCCTGGCTCGAGAAGATCGGCGTCACCTGCCCGCTGGATGGCGGCGATGTCGTTGAACGCCGCACCCGCAAGGGCCGCATCTTCTACGGCTGCGCCAATTACCCGGCCTGCGAGTTCACCTCGTGGAAGCGCCCGCTGCCTACGCCGTGCCCCAGCTGCGGCGGCACGCTGGTCATCGCCAACAAGAACTTTGCCCAGTGCATGACCTGCGAAACGCAATTCCCGCTGGATGATGTGCAGAAGGAAGAGGCCGAAGGCCAGGCAGCTTAG